The Bombus fervidus isolate BK054 chromosome 6, iyBomFerv1, whole genome shotgun sequence genome contains a region encoding:
- the Xpac gene encoding DNA repair protein complementing XP-A cells homolog Xpac, whose translation MSTTLDVNDPLKDEELIENCQHFKERAERNRQKALLLRKSKIVSHPYIRSENEDSGKSTSYKVQGQRVIDSGGGFLIEESDELEQQMLQIISKPAPILIDFPHCDECKNEFKDSYLLQTFNLSVCDNCRDPKGKHSLITKTEAKQEYLLKDCDLDKREPPLKCITKKNPHNANWGEMKLYLQLQIEQRALQVWGSEEKLLKEKELRDVKREGAKIKKFNKKIKQLRMQVRSSLYDKTSKASHMHEFGEDTYNEHDDTYTHTCNTCGYEETYEKM comes from the exons ATGTCTACTACATTAGATGTAAATGATCCATTAAAGGATgaagaattaatagaaaattgtcAGCACTTTAAAGAACGTGCAGAGCGAAATCGTCAAAAAGCATTACTTTTAAGAAAATCTAAAATAGTTTCTCATCCTTATATAAGGAG tgaaaatgAAGATTCAGGAAAGAGTACATCTTATAAAGTTCAAGGACAACGTGTTATAGATAGTGGAGGAGGTTTTCTTATAGAAGAAAGTGATGAATTAGAACAACAAATg ttacaaataatatcaaaacCTGCACCTATTCTTATAGATTTTCCTCATTGCGATGAATGTAAGAATGAATTTAAAGACTCATATCTACTacaaacatttaatttatctgTATGTGATAACTGCAG AGATCCTAAGGGCAAGCACTCTTTGATTACAAAAACAGAAGCGAAACAAgagtatttattaaaagattgtGATTTGGATAAAAGAGAACCTCCATTAAAATgtattactaaaaaaaatcCCCATAATGCAAATTGGGgtgaaatgaaattgtatttgCAACTACAAATAGAACAGAGAGCTTTACAAGTATGGGGTtctgaagaaaaattattaaaggaaaaagaattacGTGATGTTAAGAGGGAAGgagctaaaataaaaaaatttaacaaaaaa ATTAAACAATTAAGAATGCAAGTCAGGAGCTCGTTATATGATAAAACATCAAAAGCTTCTCATATGCACGAGTTTGGAGAAGATACATATAATGAACATGAtgatacatatacacacactTGCAATACTTGTGGATATGAAGaaacatatgaaaaaatgtaa
- the Hmgcr gene encoding HMG coenzyme A reductase produces the protein MLTHLFEIHGQFCAGHPLEVIVTTFTLTACILNVETGSGHPRDSRTLPLALHCRPGRCNSDDLNAADIIVMTIIRCLAILFTYHQFRNLQKLGSKYILGIAGLFTVFSSVVFTSSVMNFGRSDISDLKDALFFFLLIIDLSKAAILARLALSSRNKEEVRANIARGMSLLGPTITLDTLVETLLISIGSLSGVKRLEILCSFACLGVIVNYIVFMTFYPACLSLILELSRESNAMKPLNADRIFIMQPLNEEDQKPNPVVERVKLIMIAGLFVVHATSRWFSKVHQSEPTVEGEVSSVNSHVIVNSYNKTENSSEVKNYLMNWLSVSADNIVILILLLALAVKFIFFEDKGDIAKQLRSEVKDDTEEKVENECVKGKENESEDVNMLSIKLPFKRNFSRMQSISFPSKIYNWCDDKEDQIDEKQCNIDKRDDRNLPPESKVPRSLKECLEIYKSDLGASGLTDEEIIQLVKNKHIPTYQLEKAVGDMERGVGIRRLIIGETGKFLDTLFDLPYKNYDYSKVLGSCCENVIGYVPVPLGIAGPLLVDGELYHIPMATTEGCLVASTNRGSRALLKCGVTSRVVADGMTRGPVVRFPNIVRASEAMAWMQDPENFKEMKENFDLTSRFARLTKIHIRIAGRHLFIRFVATTGDAMGMNMLSKGTEKSLNTVKEHFSDMEILSLSGNFCTDKKPAAVNWIQGRGKSVVCEAVVPADIVTNVLKTSVHALVDVNISKNMIGSAIAGSVGGFNAHAANIVTAIFIATGQDPAQNVGSSNCMTLMEPWGADGSDLYVSCTMPSIEIGTIGGGTGLPAQGACLAMLGVQGAHTDEPGENASRLARIICATVLAGELSLMAALTAGHLVKSHLRHNRSSTAVTNAISTPENTTGVKLSVPNTLLPVQNVCKEFTEKS, from the exons atgcTGACACATTTGTTCGAAATTCACGGCCAATTTTGTGCTGGGCACCCCCTAGAAGTAATTGTAACAACGTTCACACTCACAGCATGCATTCTGAACGTGGAGACTGGAAGCGGACATCCTCGAGATAGTAGAACCCTTCCTTTGGCTTTACATTGTCGGCCCGGTAGATGTAATTCGGAT gaCCTAAATGCAGCTGATATTATAGTCATGACTATAATACGATGTCTAGCTATATTATTCACCTATCATCAGTTTcgcaatttacaaaaattgggttcaaaatatattttag GTATTGCCGGCCTATTTACAGTATTTTCTAGTGTTGTGTTCACGTCCAGTGTAATGAATTTCGGACGCAGTGATATTTCTGATTTAAA gGATGCattattcttcttcttgctTATTATCGATCTTTCAAAAGCCGCTATATTAGCACGATTGGCTCTAAGTTCCAGAAACAAAGAAGAAGTACGAGCAAATATTGCTCGCGGCATGTCGCTCTTAGGAccaactattacgttagataCTTTAGTAGAAACTCTACTTATTAGCATAGGATCTTTATCCGGTGTCAAAAGATTGGAAATCCTGTGCAGCTTCGCTTGTTTAGGTGTTATTGTGAATTATATCGTTTTTATGACATTTTATCCTGCATGTTTATCACTTATTCTCGag CTTTCTCGTGAAAGTAATGCTATGAAACCGTTAAATGCCGATAGGATTTTTATAATGCAACCATTGAACGAAGAGGATCAAAAGCCGAATCCGGTAGTAGAACGTGTTAAATTGATTATGATCGCTGGCCTATTTGTGGTACACGCTACCAG tcgCTGGTTTTCAAAAGTGCACCAAAGCGAACCTACTGTAGAAGGAGAAGTATCTTCCGTGAATTCACATGTCATAGTGAATTCTTATAACAAGACAGAGAATTCATCAGAAGtgaagaattatttaatgaattgGTTGTCAGTCAGTGCTGATAATATCGTGATATTGATACTTCTTCTTGCACTCGcagttaaatttattttcttcgaagaTAAAGGAGACATCGCTAAACAATTACGATCCGAAGTAAAGGACGATACAGAAGAAAAGGTTGAAAATGAATGtgtgaaaggaaaagaaaatgaaagtgaaGATGTGAATATGCTTAGCATCAAGCTGCCATTCAAACGAAACTTTAGTAGAATGCAAAGTATCTCTTTTCCTTCTAAGATATATAATTGGTGCGATGACAAGGAAGACCAAATAGACGAAAAACAATGTAATATAGATAAGCGAGACGATAGAAATCTGCCTCCAGAATCGAAAGTTCCTAGGTCCTTAAAAGAATGTCTCGAAATATACAAATCTGAT CTTGGAGCAAGTGGGCTAACGGACGaggaaataattcaattagtGAAGAATAAGCATATACCCACGTATCAGTTAGAGAAAGCAGTTGGTGACATGGAGCGGGGTGTTGGAATCAGACGTCTTATAATTGGAGAGACGGGAAAATTTCTCGATACTCTCTTCGATTTAccgtataaaaattatgattatAGTAAAGTATTAGGATCCTGTTGTGagaacgttataggatatgtgCCTGTACCGCTTGGAATTGCTGGCCCATTATTAGTCGATGGTGAATTATATCATATACCAATGGCTACAACAGAGGGATGTTTAGTAGCATCTACAAATCGTGGTAGTAGAGCATTGTTAAAATGCGGCGTAACAAGCCGCGTAGTTGCTGACGGAATGACTAGAGGACCAGTTGTGAGGTTTCCAAATATCGTTAGAGCAAGTGAAGCTATGGCATGGATGCAAGATcctgaaaatttcaaagaaatgaaGGAGAATTTTGATTTAACTAGCAGATTTGCAAGATTGACGAAGATTCACATACGCATTGCTGGCAGgcatttatttattcgctTTGTGGCTACTACTGGTGATGCTATGGGTATGAATATGTTGTCTAAAGGTACTGAAAAATCATTGAACACGGTAAAGGAACATTTCTCTGACATGGAAATATTATCGTTAAGCGGTAATTTTTGCACGGATAAAAAACCAGCAGCAGTAAATTGGATTCAAGGTAGAGGTAAAAGTGTTGTTTGTGAAGCAGTGGTCCCTGCAGATATTGTTACTAATGTGCTGAAAACATCAGTTCACGCATTAGTTGATGTgaatataagtaaaaatatgattGGGTCCGCCATAGCTGGCAGCGTAGGTGGTTTTAATGCGCACGCTGCAAATATTGTAACCGCAATTTTTATCGCTACGGGTCAAGATCCTGCACAAAATGTTGGAAGTAGCAATTGTATGACTTTAATGGAACCATGGGGAGCAGATGGTTCAGATCTGTATGTATCTTGTACAATGCCCAGCATAGAAATTGGTACTATTGGAGGTGGAACTGGTCTTCCTGCACAAGGTGCATGTTTGGCTATGTTAGGTGTTCAAGGTGCACATACTGATGAACCTGGTGAAAATGCTAGCAGATTAGCTAGAATAATATGTGCCACAGTACTTGCCGGCGAATTATCATTAATGGCTGCTCTTACAGCTGGTCATTTAGTCAAAAGTCATCTTAGGCACAACAG atcATCTACCGCAGTAACAAATGCGATAAGTACTCCCGAAAATACTACAGGAGTCAAACTGTCTGTGCCAAATACGTTACTGCCTGTACAAAATGTATGTAAGGAGTTCACAGAGAAGTCTTAA